From Primulina huaijiensis isolate GDHJ02 chromosome 15, ASM1229523v2, whole genome shotgun sequence, one genomic window encodes:
- the LOC140959848 gene encoding H/ACA ribonucleoprotein complex subunit 2-like protein — protein sequence MGSDSETEKSSLKEKKKISSLAPIAKPLAGKKLCKRTLKLVRRAAEHKCLKRGVKEVVKSIRRGNKGLCVIAGNISPIDVITHVPVLCEEANIPYIYVPSKEDLANAGATKRPTCCVLVLTKPAKGELGQDDQEKLKGDYDQVTSDVFELANSMF from the exons ATGGGAAGCGATAGCGAGACGGAGAAGTCGTCTCtgaaagagaagaagaagatttCGTCTCTCGCCCCGATCGCTAAGCCACTGGCCGGGAAAAAACTATGCAAACGCACACTCAAACTTGTCCGCAGAG CTGCAGAGCACAAGTGCCTGAAGAGAGGGGTCAAGGAAGTTGTCAAAAGTATTCGCCGCGGCAATAAAGg GTTATGTGTTATAGCCGGTAACATATCGCCAATAGATGTGATCACTCATGTTCCTGTCCTGTGCGAAGAAGCTAACATACCGTATATCTATGTTCCTTCAAAGGAA GACCTGGCGAATGCAGGAGCTACCAAGAGACCAACTTGCTGTGTTCTGGTGCTGACAAAGCCCGCTAAGGGGGAACTTGGCCAGGATGACCAAGAGAAGTTGAAGGGCGACTATGACCAAGTCACGTCCGATGTATTTGAACTGGCTAACTCAATGTTTTGA
- the LOC140960512 gene encoding cell number regulator 6-like gives MAEELNHPSRYVKLKKDQAPLEDITPGELNQPIDVPQLNVRKCNECGQPLPESYQAPADEPWSTGIFECAQDTESCWTGLLCPCVLFGRNVEQVREDTPWTGPCIFHAVFVEGGITFAAATAALHGFIDPRTTFLICEGLLFSWWMCGIYTGLMRQSLQKKYHLRNSPCDPCMVHCCMHWCALCQEHREMKGRLSDDAVMPMTVVNPPPVQEMNASGDTRDSASPSSNGVEQVHVEMRAL, from the exons ATGGCGGAAGAATTGAACCATCCGTCACGGTATGTAAAGTTGAAGAAAGATCAGGCGCCGCTCGAGGACATCACACCCGGCGAGCTTAATCAACCAATCGATGTCCCTCAG TTGAATGTCCGCAAGTGCAATGAATGTGGACAACCTTTGCCCGAGAGTTATCAAGCTCCTGCAGATGAACCTTGGAGTACTGGTATATTCGAATGTGCTCAAGATACGGAAAGTT GTTGGACAGGGCTACTCTGCCCCTGTGTCTTGTTTGGCCGTAATGTTGAACAAGTGAGAGAAGATACTCCGTGGACTGGGCCTTGCATTTTTCATGCGGTGTTTGTAGAGGGTGGCATCACATTTGCTGCAGCAACGGCAGCCCTTCACGGTTTTATCGACCCTAGGACAACATTTCTGATTTGTGAGGGTTTGCTTTTCAGTTGGTGGATGTGTGGAATTTATACCGGCCTTATGCGACAGTCATTGCAAAAGAAATACCATCTCCGG AACTCACCATGCGACCCTTGCATGGTGCATTGCTGCATGCACTGGTGTGCCTTGTGCCAGGAGCATCGTGAAATGAAGGGGCGTCTATCAGATGATGCTGTAATGCCAATGACAGTTGTAAATCCACCTCCGGTTCAAGAGATGAATGCTTCTGGTGACACTCGGGATTCAGCTTCGCCCTCTTCGAATGGCGTGGAGCAAGTTCATGTAGAGATGCGGGCTTTATAG